The Bacillus xiapuensis genome window below encodes:
- a CDS encoding YjiH family protein gives MEDTNKRSLSHILLFIIPSLVGLIMFMIPMKLGGDYTIPIAFLSGWLQDVIGAWIPAIVTYLIVAAAIGTLFVKAVRPAFVRHSPFLASLFDITPFWAAVRVLGAIFAVMTLYQLGPEWVYSDSTGGLLLNDLLPVLFATFIFAGLLLPLLLNFGLLEFIGYSLTKLMRPLFKLPGRSSVDCLASWLGDGTIGVLLTSKQYEEGFYTKKEAAIIGTTFSVVSVTFCLVVISEVGLEDYFLPFYGTVILSGIAAALILPRIPPLSKKEDAFISGEKRTDAEELVPAGHSAISYGFEQAVQTAKKNKPMQVVQSSLQNVLDMLLGVAPTVMTLGTAAVIIAEYTPFFQWLGLPFIPLLELLQIPFAEEASQTIMVGFADMFLPSVIGAGIESELTRFVIATLSVSQLVYMSEVGGLILGTKIPISFKDLIFIFILRTLITLPIIACVAHLIF, from the coding sequence ATGGAAGATACGAATAAACGTTCTTTATCACATATTTTACTGTTCATCATCCCATCGCTGGTCGGTCTGATCATGTTCATGATCCCCATGAAGCTCGGCGGCGATTATACGATACCTATCGCTTTTTTATCCGGTTGGCTGCAGGACGTGATCGGCGCTTGGATTCCCGCGATCGTCACTTATTTAATTGTGGCGGCTGCGATCGGCACATTATTCGTTAAAGCCGTGCGGCCTGCCTTCGTGCGCCACTCGCCATTTTTGGCTTCGCTGTTTGATATCACTCCTTTCTGGGCCGCGGTTCGGGTGCTGGGGGCGATCTTTGCCGTGATGACTTTATACCAGCTCGGTCCCGAGTGGGTGTATTCGGACAGCACCGGCGGACTCCTGCTAAATGATTTGCTGCCGGTTTTGTTTGCCACTTTTATTTTTGCCGGGCTGCTGCTGCCGCTGCTATTGAACTTTGGGCTGCTGGAATTTATCGGATACTCGTTGACGAAATTGATGCGGCCGTTATTTAAGCTTCCAGGCCGTTCTTCGGTGGACTGCTTGGCCTCTTGGCTCGGAGACGGAACGATCGGTGTGCTTTTGACAAGCAAACAATATGAGGAAGGCTTTTACACGAAAAAGGAAGCGGCCATTATTGGAACGACTTTCTCTGTCGTTTCCGTCACCTTCTGTTTAGTCGTAATTTCTGAAGTAGGATTGGAAGATTACTTCCTTCCTTTCTACGGAACCGTAATCCTTTCAGGAATCGCCGCCGCTTTAATATTGCCGCGCATTCCCCCGTTATCCAAAAAGGAAGATGCCTTTATCAGCGGGGAAAAGAGAACGGATGCGGAAGAATTAGTTCCCGCCGGACACTCCGCCATCTCTTACGGATTTGAGCAAGCGGTTCAAACCGCTAAGAAAAACAAACCAATGCAAGTGGTTCAATCCAGTCTCCAAAATGTCTTGGATATGCTGCTTGGCGTGGCTCCTACGGTGATGACATTAGGAACAGCCGCTGTTATCATTGCGGAATATACGCCGTTCTTCCAATGGCTCGGTCTGCCATTTATTCCGCTTTTGGAGCTGCTGCAAATTCCATTTGCCGAGGAAGCCTCCCAAACGATTATGGTCGGCTTTGCGGACATGTTCCTGCCTTCTGTCATCGGCGCTGGTATTGAGAGTGAATTAACCCGCTTTGTCATTGCAACGCTGTCCGTTTCCCAGCTCGTCTACATGTCAGAGGTCGGCGGCTTAATTCTCGGAACGAAAATCCCGATTTCATTCAAAGATTTAATCTTCATTTTCATTTTAAGAACATTGATTACCCTGCCAATCATCGCCTGCGTAGCCCACTTGATTTTCTAA
- a CDS encoding MMPL family transporter — translation MRRIIQWKWPITAGLIVLTAVLFVLAPNLSKQAEKAGSFQLPDEADSQRAIEILDKAGAGAETISLVFPLDGKLNESSRRMIAKTVKELADLGSPVQEVMNPFENKEMEEQLISKDRKTVLVPLTVDGTEEEVNELADEIRSAVLPKDTTVYLTGEAIINNDVNISAQEGLKRTEVITVVLIFALLLAVFRSVVTPFVPLLAVGITYLLSQSVVAFFIEWFDFPVSNYTQIFLVAVLFGIGTDYCILLLSRYKEELLAGHAVEEAIVNTYKTAGRTLLISGLAVFIGFSAIGFADFPIFKSAVGVAVGIAVLLLVLFTVVPFFMAVLKDKLFWPSKQSAGHRDSKLWLAFGGLSVKRPLLSMLVVAIIAIPLLFTYDNQLSYNTVDEIGSDYDSVKGLEAIEEGFGKGDSLPVQVILKEKKEAVSESTVPYIESISREIEKEEGVKEVRTITRPAGDVMDELYIDHQLGEITQGLKKAQDGFVNVQKGLTDVQAGLNGMAGQLPAGGEASAGAGDLGQAAQGIGQINQQLGLLSKGLQQTQNIPQAVQQLGMLQQQLGQVQQGIAKAGAQVESSTGQIGQMKGGLTELSKGVGAANRGLSEIKSGLNKASSVTAKMSQSESLRDTGMFIPAGTLAKKDFQPVLDRYAIGRKSGVLLEVILADDPYSPQAIDTVKRIKEAAERSAAGTPFEEAEVAYGGVSSMNSDLQEISSADFTRTVTIMLVSLIIVLSVLFRSFIMPLYMMGSLLLAYFTSVSAAELVFVNWLGYDGISWAVPFFGFVMLVALGIDYSIFLLDRFREEAADGASIPGAMLKSMAKMGTVIMTAAIILAGTFAAMMPSGVLSLVQIAAIVITGLLLYGLIILPLLIPAITVSFGQGAWWPFKSSQQALKRERDSAEL, via the coding sequence ATGAGAAGAATCATTCAGTGGAAATGGCCCATTACGGCTGGGCTGATTGTTCTAACAGCCGTTCTATTTGTGTTGGCCCCTAATCTGTCTAAGCAAGCTGAGAAAGCCGGTTCCTTTCAGCTTCCTGATGAAGCCGATTCTCAGAGAGCGATCGAAATATTGGATAAGGCGGGGGCTGGGGCGGAGACGATCTCTCTTGTCTTTCCGTTAGATGGAAAGCTGAATGAATCGTCTCGCCGGATGATTGCCAAGACGGTGAAGGAGTTAGCTGATCTTGGCTCTCCGGTTCAAGAAGTGATGAATCCTTTTGAAAACAAAGAGATGGAAGAACAGCTAATTTCGAAAGATCGAAAAACGGTGCTTGTGCCGCTGACAGTGGATGGAACGGAAGAAGAAGTCAATGAGCTTGCCGATGAAATCCGCTCAGCTGTGTTGCCGAAGGATACAACTGTTTATTTAACAGGGGAAGCCATTATTAACAACGATGTGAATATCAGCGCCCAAGAAGGACTGAAGCGGACAGAGGTTATCACGGTTGTTCTTATTTTTGCTTTGCTTCTAGCAGTGTTTCGGTCGGTTGTGACGCCATTTGTTCCGCTGCTCGCTGTGGGGATCACCTATTTGCTGAGTCAGTCGGTTGTCGCATTCTTTATTGAATGGTTCGACTTTCCAGTATCTAACTATACGCAAATCTTCCTCGTGGCGGTCCTGTTTGGCATCGGGACTGATTACTGCATTTTGCTGCTCAGCAGGTATAAAGAAGAGCTGCTGGCCGGGCATGCGGTGGAGGAAGCGATTGTGAATACGTACAAAACGGCTGGAAGAACGCTTCTAATCAGCGGATTGGCCGTATTTATCGGCTTTTCGGCGATTGGCTTCGCAGATTTCCCGATATTTAAATCGGCTGTTGGCGTAGCTGTCGGCATCGCAGTGCTGCTTCTAGTTTTATTTACGGTCGTACCCTTTTTTATGGCAGTATTAAAAGATAAACTATTTTGGCCATCGAAGCAATCCGCTGGCCATCGCGACAGCAAATTATGGCTGGCATTCGGCGGTTTATCGGTAAAGCGGCCACTTCTTTCTATGCTGGTCGTAGCCATAATCGCCATTCCGCTGCTCTTTACGTACGATAATCAGCTTTCTTATAACACAGTAGATGAGATTGGCAGTGATTATGATTCCGTGAAGGGGCTTGAAGCAATTGAAGAAGGATTTGGAAAAGGGGACTCGCTGCCTGTTCAGGTCATCTTAAAGGAGAAGAAAGAGGCAGTCAGCGAATCGACTGTTCCTTATATCGAATCCATCAGCCGCGAGATTGAAAAGGAAGAGGGCGTGAAAGAAGTGCGCACGATTACGCGGCCGGCTGGAGACGTGATGGATGAGCTTTATATTGATCATCAGCTTGGAGAAATTACACAAGGATTGAAAAAGGCTCAAGATGGCTTTGTGAACGTGCAAAAGGGCTTGACGGATGTGCAAGCCGGGCTGAATGGCATGGCAGGGCAGCTTCCTGCCGGCGGTGAAGCATCGGCCGGTGCTGGGGATCTAGGACAAGCGGCGCAAGGCATCGGTCAAATTAATCAGCAGCTCGGCCTCCTATCGAAAGGCCTGCAGCAAACGCAAAATATTCCGCAAGCCGTTCAGCAGCTCGGCATGCTGCAGCAGCAGCTTGGTCAAGTGCAGCAAGGGATTGCGAAGGCTGGAGCCCAAGTGGAAAGCTCAACCGGACAGATCGGCCAGATGAAAGGCGGCTTAACGGAGCTCTCTAAAGGAGTGGGAGCGGCAAACCGGGGTCTTTCTGAGATTAAGAGCGGTCTAAACAAAGCCTCCTCTGTGACTGCAAAGATGAGCCAATCTGAAAGCTTGCGGGATACTGGTATGTTTATCCCGGCGGGAACGCTCGCCAAGAAAGACTTTCAGCCAGTGCTGGATCGCTATGCGATTGGCCGAAAAAGCGGGGTTTTGCTTGAAGTGATTTTGGCGGATGATCCATACTCGCCGCAAGCGATTGATACCGTAAAAAGAATCAAAGAAGCGGCGGAACGCTCAGCGGCCGGCACGCCGTTTGAAGAGGCCGAGGTAGCCTATGGCGGAGTGTCCAGCATGAACAGTGATCTGCAAGAAATCTCCTCTGCCGATTTCACCCGAACCGTCACGATTATGCTCGTTAGCTTGATCATTGTTTTATCGGTGCTGTTCCGTTCGTTTATTATGCCGCTGTATATGATGGGTTCTTTACTGCTCGCTTACTTTACATCGGTTTCTGCGGCTGAGCTGGTGTTCGTTAACTGGCTGGGCTATGACGGAATCAGCTGGGCTGTTCCGTTCTTTGGCTTTGTGATGCTGGTGGCGCTCGGCATCGATTACTCCATCTTCCTGCTTGACCGTTTTCGGGAAGAGGCTGCGGATGGAGCGTCTATACCAGGAGCGATGCTGAAATCGATGGCGAAAATGGGAACGGTTATTATGACCGCAGCCATCATACTTGCTGGAACATTTGCCGCAATGATGCCGTCCGGCGTGTTAAGCTTAGTTCAAATCGCTGCGATTGTCATCACCGGTTTATTGCTGTACGGGTTAATCATTTTGCCGCTGCTCATTCCAGCTATTACCGTATCCTTCGGGCAAGGTGCTTGGTGGCCGTTCAAAAGCAGCCAGCAGGCACTAAAAAGAGAGCGTGATTCAGCCGAACTTTAG